From the genome of Virgibacillus siamensis, one region includes:
- the pyrE gene encoding orotate phosphoribosyltransferase — MELSHEIAKALLEIKAVQIKTDNYFTWTSGIKSPIYCDNRLTMSYPKVRRKITKAFAQMIEQLEQKPDVIAGCATAGIPHAAWLAEEMNLPMVYVRSKPKGHGKGNQIEGAFAKNQNVIVIEDLISTGGSSIDSAKALLQEGVNVLGVMAIFTYGLEKSKQKFGESKLDFQTITTYDDMLVVLKENGEINEAETNELRAWRNSLS, encoded by the coding sequence ATGGAATTAAGTCATGAGATTGCAAAAGCACTTCTCGAAATCAAAGCGGTCCAAATCAAAACGGATAACTATTTCACCTGGACATCAGGCATTAAATCTCCTATATACTGTGATAACCGTTTAACGATGTCCTATCCAAAGGTACGGCGCAAAATTACCAAAGCATTTGCACAGATGATTGAGCAATTGGAACAAAAACCGGATGTAATCGCCGGTTGTGCAACCGCAGGAATACCACATGCAGCATGGCTGGCTGAAGAGATGAACTTGCCGATGGTGTACGTGCGATCCAAGCCAAAAGGCCACGGAAAAGGTAATCAGATTGAAGGGGCTTTTGCAAAGAATCAGAATGTTATTGTCATTGAAGACCTGATTTCTACCGGTGGATCATCCATCGATTCTGCAAAAGCACTTCTGCAAGAAGGTGTGAATGTTCTTGGTGTAATGGCAATTTTTACGTACGGATTGGAAAAGTCCAAACAAAAATTTGGTGAATCCAAACTTGATTTTCAAACGATTACAACATATGATGACATGCTTGTTGTACTGAAAGAAAACGGAGAAATTAATGAAGCTGAAACAAATGAATTGCGTGCATGGCGAAATTCACTTTCGTAG